The window TAAAGAATGGGTAGTGAGCCCGTAGAAGTATAAGCAGTAGATAATAGTGTAACACGTGACCAGTGTGTTAACATGTCAACCAACACCATAAAGCATAAAAAGGTGTCCGCAAGTTGGTTGTATCTATCTACATAGTTTGATGTAAGAATAGAATGTTCACTTTTGTGTTATTTAGCGTAGGAGGGTCTCACTCCTTATTTAGCTAAAGAATAGGCTTTCAAAACGAGCAATGAGCATTGCAGGGGGCCAATGCGACATCGAGGAAAGACCGGTGCACCTCAATTGCTTGAGGAATTGACCGGACGACCTCCAGGAAGTTAGAGTCGTGTTCGGGTGACGTCAATGTCCCCCGGGTCACCACCATGCTTCATGGTGATGCTAGATCTCAAATGTCTTCGTTTTGAGAGGAAGAATGGATGTCCATGAGAATTTCTCAAAATTTGGACCATTATATCTCTTCCAGGTTGACCAATTTGGTCAAACCAAAGCCTATATGAGTCGGTGTCCCAAATATCATGTTTGGCGACAACATGGGATTCGATATTCGAATCGTAGTGACATACAGTTCACTAGATTGACTCATGAATTTCTCCAGGATGCGCTTCAGTTCGCATTCATGAGGAGGTATACACAAAAGAATTCTTGTTCATTCTCACAATGTGTTTTCAAATGAAAACCATTAGCATGAATGTCTTTAAAGCTCAACATGGTTCCTTAGAATGTTGTGGATAGTTCCACTATCTGCGAAGCACTCAATGTCTCTATGAGACATAACTACAAGGAGTAGATAGGCGAGTAAATAGTTCTACTTGAACCATTTAGAAGGATTGAAAGAAGCTACGAAAAGCTACAATCCCGAGAGTGCATAAAAATTTCCGCGCAGAATGACCTTTGCACACTAAAACAGCCATAACTTCTTCGTTAAAATAGATATGGACGAACCGTGAAAAGTTCTGAAAACTAGACTCATAGAGCTTTCTAATGATATAAATTTCACTGTCTGGTTCGTCCAGAGCTGTTTACAAAGCTCAAACGAAGTTGACTGTCCAGAATGGACAGATTGCTGTTTTTCGCAGATTTGGCATGTGCGAAGCTGTGAAACTTGCAGGTGGCATGTAGGCTTTTGCCTTAGCCAAAAGTGATGTGTGTATGATCAAAACCAAGTCCTTTCGATCGTTCTAAGGTCGTAAACTTCATGACTAGTTAGCAAAAGCTCCTTGACATGAACATAAACTAACTCAGAGGACCTAGAGGATCCGATCATGATGATAATTTTCCAGCTTTGATAAGTCTTCAACGTCTTTTGCAAGACGGCAATTGGTTTAATAGCGTAAAGGGATCCAAAATCAAAAGCTTTCGGTAACTCCAAGTCAGTATGACCAGGCATGTCCGTGGAGGGTCGGTAGTGCGAGGCACACTTAAAACCACTATCTCCTTAATTTCGGACAATTCTAAGACATCACACTGAGCTTGGATGAGCCTAGTTGAACAATTGATCATCATAAATCCGTTATAGGGTAGAAGACTTAACCGGAAACACGTGAGCGATCCTCCTTGAGGATGCAGTGCCATGAGTCACCTTCAAAGGAAGGGACCAAAATCGGCACAATATGTCATGTTTCTAAGGACGATGTAAGTGTACATCTTGATTGTAAATCAATATGAACCATAAGAGGAGAATAGTTTCACTTCGAAAAAATTCTCAAGGCATTCATTATTGCTAATATGAGTACATCGAGGTCTCAGATAGACAAAGGACGTCGATACAACGCCTTAGTACATAAAGCTTGGAACGAAAATCAATGTCTAGCCGATGACGTCAAAGTCATGGGTAGCTAGAGCAGGATCCGAATCTTTGAAATTCGCGATCATGAGGATGACGTTCTTGTCCTCATATTGATTTTCCGTACCTTTTTGTATGCATTCACAATTTGAAGGAGCTTGACAATCTTGAACCAGTGATCCGAAGATCCACAACGGTTGCATTAATGTCATGAGCTGACGTGAGTAGTTTTGACAAAATGGTGTCTAGACCAGGAGTGTCGCTATTAGAGCCGGCAACACCTCCCCATCTTTTCTAGACATCGGCACGACGTTTCTGCCGTTGCCATGACCCATATTGTTGTCCCCACATTAGGGGATAATCCCAAATAAGTTTATCACATTAGCGTATATACAATTCCTGTTTGTATGATGAAAATCAAGTCTCGTTGGTAATTCCACACCAACTTGGAGGACCTAGAGAACTTGATGATGATCGAATCCGCTAAAGATTATGGATCATGATGCCACAAAAGATCATCGACAATATGTAGTCAATTAAGGTGGTAAGCAATCCACTTGACTAATAACTCAACAAATAGAGTTATATGAACGTTTCGAGAAACGCTCCATGAGTGCATTCCACAGTACTTTGTGGTCATTACTTTTTGCACAGATTGTCATTGAAGGCTTTTGTCGATGTGGCATCTCGGCATCTAGGCTTGTTAGCCTGGGGGTCAAAACATGTGGTTTAATCCTTTCCAATGAAAGGTTCCACAGATGCCAAGCGAAGATCCGCCTTAGGCATCTAGTATGTCAAAACTCAAAGGAGCAGAATGTTACATTGCTCTTGCATACAAAACCAAGCTGTTATGAGACTCGATAGAGGTCACAAACGATGCTTTTAATGGTTTGTCCTTCGGATTGATCATACACAATCCGGAAAAGCCGCGAATTGATCAAACACAATTCGGAAAAAGGCCTTGGATTGATCAAACACAATCCGGTGAAAGGTCGGGGTTGATCAAACACAACCCGGACAAAGAAACAAGAGTGATCAAACACACTCTTGACCCTCGAATAAAATTCCGGGATTTGGGTACCTGCACGCACAAAATCCCAAGAGAGGAAAGGATTTTATCCTCCCCGAGTTATTGAACTTGGAAAAGTTTAAGGTTTCAAAAAACATACCTTTCTAGAGGCTGCCGAGAGGAGAAATAATGTTTCGCCTACTTATACTTCGAATTTGGGGCTGAAAATTTGATAGGAGGAGCAGCTCTGGATGGGGAAGCTGCTGTCAAAATTTCAGGTTGATCGGAGCAAGGGAAGGTGGTGAACCGGTGGTCGGTAGCAACAGCAGTCTGGAATCTTCCGGCGGCCGGTTCGGAGACTTTCCTGCCGGTTCTTAGGGTGAGACCGGCGGCGTTGGATCCGGGGCGGAGAGAGCTTTCTGGGGATATAAAATTCCGGTGGAGGGCAGTCAGAATTTTGGTCGGAAATCGGGAAAAACAAGGCTGCCCGATTTTAGGATTTTGGTTTTTAGGGTTTAGAAAAAAAATGGTGGGCTATTGGCTCTAGGGTTATAACAAAGTGCATGATAACGTAATAAAGGATAAAGTGTAGAGACAAAGAGATAGTAAGAGAGTCATCATCTTATTCATTGATAGGAGCCTTTATATAGGGAATTACACAATACCAATATGGTAAGGATATGAATACATAGATCTAGTCTAACTACATATCCTATTGGCATAAGACCAAGGCACACATAGAGATATCNNNNNNNNNNNNNNNNNNNNAAATTTAAAGGGTTTTGGGTGGTTAAACCCAGTCGCAACTTTCTGTCCCTCGATCAGTCTCAAGTCTCAACTGGGCAGCTCATAAGGTAAATACATGGAGCCACACCTAACATGGGTGTTCGCACAAGTTTGGGACAACTGAATTCACTCTTTGTGCTTACCCTTCCACAGACACATAGTTCGGAGCCAAGTTCTGTTCTCACCCTATTCAACAACTGAGCTCCTCAGATTCTCCACCGAATCAAACCCATTATTATGTAAGCATAGATTCTTCCTTTTACGGTTTAAGCACTATCGCTTTATGGATTTTCGTCTTTGTTTCAGTTCTTGAAATGATTGAAAAGAAAGTTCTGGGTTTTATGCATTTCTTCAGAGACATTGTTTATGCAGTTAAGTAGCTCTTTTGGATTGGAGGTTTTGTTTGGATGGAACTAAACAACCAAATTAGATTCGGGGGTATGCACTTTATAGTGCTATGTATGTTGCTTTTGATAAAGCCTCAAACTTTATAGGCCATACTGATTCGAAATATAATAAAGAGAACTGAATTCAGTTTGTTATGCCCTTTTGGTTGCTGAGAATTTGGTGTCTATGTAATCTGGCCTATGTAATCTACACTTATCAATGCTCACTGTTTTGAATTTCATTGCAATAAAAGAGTTGTGCTTTACAATCTGTTTGCTAAAATGTGATTGCTTTTGTCCGCAGTTTAGCCTATGACAGCATTTAGATTGAACCTGATCAAACATTGTGCAAGTTTAAGAGTCACTGAATCCCCAAAACCGATAGGACTCCTCAGTTTCCACCTTAACCCCCCAAGTTTCGTAGATGCCCGCATCATCAAGACGGGCTTTGATCCCAATACTTACCACTCTAATTTTCAGCTCCAGAACTTGTTAAAACGTGGCGAGGTATCTCGAGCACGACAGGTGTTTGAGCAAATGCCTCAGAAAAACACTTTCTCAGTAAACCTGATGATTTCCAGTTATGTCAACTGTGGCAGTCTTTCTAAGGCTAGAGAGTTGCTTGATAGCATGGTTGAGCGTACAGCTGTAACATGGACAATATTGATAGGTGGGTATTCGCAAGCTGGTCAATACCGTGGAGCATTTAAACTTTACGCCGAGATGCATAGGTGGGGAACTGAGCCGGATTATGTGACTTTTGCTACTCTCTTATCTGGATGCAGCAACATGGATGCTACAAAGGAAGTAGTTCAGGTTCATTCTCATATTATTAAGTTGGGATACCATTCTACACTCATGGTCTGCAATTCTTTGGTTGATTCCTACTGCAAATCACATTGCCTGGATTTTGCTTTTCGGCTTTTCGAGGAAATGCCAGAGAGAGATGCTATTACATTCAATGCCTTGATAACAGGGTACTCGAAAGATGGCTTGAATGAAGTTGCTATTAAGCTCTTTGCTGAAATGCAAAATCTGGGATACATGCCTTCTGAATTTACATTTGCAGCAGTACTTTGTGCCGGTATCGGTTTAGATGACATTGTGCTTGGGCAACAGATTCATGGTTCTGTGATTAAGACTAATTTTATTGGGAATGTTTTTGTGGGAAATGCATTGCTCGATTTCTACTCAAAGCATGACTATGTGGTTGAAGCAAGGAAACTTTTTTTTGAGATGCCAGAGTTAGATTGTGTTTCTTACAATATAATCATCTCCTCCTATGTATGGGATGGGCAATTTAAAGAGGCACTTGGTTTTTTCCGTAAATTGCAGTTTACCAAAAATGACCGCAAGCAATTCCCTTTTGCAACCCTGTTGAGCATTGCAGCGAATACTATGAACATAAATGTGGGCAGACAGATCCATTCCCAGGCCATTGCAGCAACAGCTGACTCAGAATCTCAGGTTGGAAATTCTTTGGTTGACATGTATGGCAAATGTGGCAAATTTACCGAAGCCAGAAGAATATTTGCAAGTATGGCTGACAGAAGTACGGTTTCATGGACTGCGCTCATTTCAGCATATGTTCAGAAGGGACTTCATGAAGATGGCCTGGAACTGTACAATGAGATGCGCAGAGAAAATATTAGTCCTGACCAGGCCACTTTCGCAAGCATCTTAAGAGCCTCAGCAAATTTGGCTTCACTCTCACTAGGAAAGCAGTTACACTCATCAGTCATCACATTAGGATTCATTTGCAACGTGTTTCCTGCAAGTGCACTTCTAGATATGTATGCGAAATGTGGGTCCATGAAAGATGCTCTTCAGACATTTCAAGAGATGCCAAAGAGAAATGTTGTATGTTGGAATGCCCTGATCTCAGCTTATGCACAAAATGGTGACGGAAAAGGGACTCTTAGATCATTTGAATGGATGGTTCAGTCAGGTTTTGCACCAGACTCGGTTAGCTTCTTGAGTGCTTTAGTTGCTTGTAGCCACTGTGGGCTTGTTGAAGAAGGACTACATTACTTCAACTCCTTGATGCATAACTCTAACATTGTTCCAAAGAGAGAACACTATGCAGCAATGGTGGATGTGCTGTGTCGAAGTGGGAGATTTCATGAAGCAGAGAAATTAATGGCTGGAATGCCATTTGAGCCCGATGAGATTATGTGGTCATCTGTTCTAAACTCATGCAGAATTCATAAGAATCAAGAGTTGGCAGAGAGAGCCGCAAACAGACTTTTCAATATGGCCGAGCTTAGGGACGCAGCTGCTTATGTCAACATGTCAAACATTTATGCAGAAACAGGTGAGTGGGAGAGTTTGAGGGAGGTGAAGAAGGCGATGAGGGAGAGGGGAGTGAGAAAGGTTACAGCGTATAGTTGGGTAGAAATCAAACACAAGATTCATGTATTTACAGTGAATAATAATAGCCATCCAGAGAGTGGAAAAATTATGTCAAAAATTGATGAGTTGGCGAAGGAGATGGAAAAGGAAGGATACAAAGCTGACCCAAGTTGTGCCCTTCACAATGAAGATGAGGATAGAAAACTGGAGTCTCTCAAATATCACAGTGAACGCTTAGCAATTGCATTTGCATTGATCAGCACACCAGAAGGTTCACCTATAGTGGTGATGAAGAATTTACGAGCTTGCACAGATTGCCATGCTGCAATCAAAGTGATCACGAAGATTGTTGGGAGGGAAATAACAGTTAGAGACTCGAGCAGGTTCCATCATTTTAGAGATGGGCTTTGCTCCTGTGGGGACTTTTGGTGACATTTTTTCTCAATTGGCCATTATCATCTGTCTTCTGTGTGCACATATGTCATTTTTTAAATTTTAAATAGCATCCCTGGCGAATCTGTGGTGTGTGCAATATATAGTACATCTTTATGAGCAAGGTAGGGCTTTCATTTGAGTTAAATTGAATCTCCTATATCTGCTAAGTTAGATTTTTTGTTTCTTTTCTTTTTTTTGCTTTTTCCTCCTTCCATGGCTGACACTTGGTTGTTTTTGACTTTGTTTTCTATATAGGATTCATTATTCACTAAATTTGTTTCCAGTTATCAGTATTATCTGTGGTGGCCTTGAAGAAATTTCTATTCCGAGTTTACATTTGATTGATTAGAACATGTGTAGTGCTTGCTTGTAATCAGTGGTTTTCCCTCTGAACTGATACTTTTCCAGGCAGTAATGTTAGTCTACAATATTAATAACTTGCTAGTTGGGGCTTGAATTAATATATCTATTAATATATTACCTGTGTTTTCAGATAACACCAGTTTTGAATCTTGATATGGAGCTAATGCATGCAGCTAGCAAAGGTCTGTTGACACCATTCTTATTATTCAAAAAAAATATGGTGAGATAACAGGGAGACTTGTGTTTTCCTTTTCTATTCTTCTCTCTCTTTTTAACTTTTTGATCAAGTTCATTTTGAAACATCGTTTTCATTCAAAATGCAACTGCATGTATCTGAAACTATATATTTTGTTTCCAGAAATAAGCAAAGCTGGTTCATTTTGTTGCCTTTGTTGAGTGTGATGATCCACTCTGGGGTTGTGACGATTCCACTAGCCTTTTGCTTTGTTAAGTTAGATGACTTTCCACAGAGTAACTGTGAATCTTGAGTTTTGAATCACCAAATTATTAACATTGTACAATAAAGATGGATCGCCCCGGCTTCGATACCAGAGAACTTGATGAACCTATACATATTTATACAAAAGACCAAACTGTAGTTGGACTTCAGAAATCAGAACAAGAATGGTTGAAAATGTATGACAATGGCTCTTTTACGTTTCTCCTCTATATGAATGACAGAGTCCATTTTTTTCTTTTTTATAGAAGTGCTATAATTTATCTTACTGCAAAATTTTCCTCTCTTTCTGATCTCATCTGCTCAACCTACCCAGCCTTGGTGCTCTGCCGGTCCAGCCAACTCTTTTCATCGTCGAACAGGACAGACAAAGAGCGGAGTTATGCTTCTATTTTGCCGCATATGATGGCCCCAGAGGTAAGGAAATTGTTCCAGCAATCAGTTCCTTGTCTCATTCTCATTCAACAGACTCAAATGCAGGAAAAAATAAATTTGTTTGATTTGTGATATCATTGTTGTCCATTGGATGCAAATTTGCTCCCCACCCATACTTCCCCACCCACCTAGTTGAACGCCACATGTCCTATCTTT of the Fragaria vesca subsp. vesca linkage group LG6, FraVesHawaii_1.0, whole genome shotgun sequence genome contains:
- the LOC101312565 gene encoding putative pentatricopeptide repeat-containing protein At2g01510-like, producing MTAFRLNLIKHCASLRVTESPKPIGLLSFHLNPPSFVDARIIKTGFDPNTYHSNFQLQNLLKRGEVSRARQVFEQMPQKNTFSVNLMISSYVNCGSLSKARELLDSMVERTAVTWTILIGGYSQAGQYRGAFKLYAEMHRWGTEPDYVTFATLLSGCSNMDATKEVVQVHSHIIKLGYHSTLMVCNSLVDSYCKSHCLDFAFRLFEEMPERDAITFNALITGYSKDGLNEVAIKLFAEMQNLGYMPSEFTFAAVLCAGIGLDDIVLGQQIHGSVIKTNFIGNVFVGNALLDFYSKHDYVVEARKLFFEMPELDCVSYNIIISSYVWDGQFKEALGFFRKLQFTKNDRKQFPFATLLSIAANTMNINVGRQIHSQAIAATADSESQVGNSLVDMYGKCGKFTEARRIFASMADRSTVSWTALISAYVQKGLHEDGLELYNEMRRENISPDQATFASILRASANLASLSLGKQLHSSVITLGFICNVFPASALLDMYAKCGSMKDALQTFQEMPKRNVVCWNALISAYAQNGDGKGTLRSFEWMVQSGFAPDSVSFLSALVACSHCGLVEEGLHYFNSLMHNSNIVPKREHYAAMVDVLCRSGRFHEAEKLMAGMPFEPDEIMWSSVLNSCRIHKNQELAERAANRLFNMAELRDAAAYVNMSNIYAETGEWESLREVKKAMRERGVRKVTAYSWVEIKHKIHVFTVNNNSHPESGKIMSKIDELAKEMEKEGYKADPSCALHNEDEDRKLESLKYHSERLAIAFALISTPEGSPIVVMKNLRACTDCHAAIKVITKIVGREITVRDSSRFHHFRDGLCSCGDFW